A genomic segment from Etheostoma spectabile isolate EspeVRDwgs_2016 chromosome 11, UIUC_Espe_1.0, whole genome shotgun sequence encodes:
- the usp37 gene encoding ubiquitin carboxyl-terminal hydrolase 37 isoform X1: MSTIVPKLSSGGAVKIRFSSMDLGNTRWKEGTFEILEKDNKVNLCLRFSCGGAPKTFQLNQNLKKVNQSLSRIMLTLKDSSVITLDKIPQTLLQKTKDYLEKLKLGKPTVLKSNGSANLSVLGNRSGKNETNPSGERQIPNIFQTTPRRQSTEGREDTTPRKPLGSPSRAASTPTRTGLSENRSEKRKRLHTPESDLTEDYPKENDSSSNNKATLDPSRKFLQSCKEKLKQAEENRSSAPLGSTPLQPTSFYGSRSGTKDYSQSHSFLDRPSSTAQTTTAKRSLMLPNHSTPFKKVRPSMDYSGWNKQRPSTLTQPQTPLQGFSNLGNTCYMNAILQSLFSLPSFSNDMLKQSIPWKKVPINALLRRFAHLMVKKDVGCPETKKDLLRKVKSAISSTAERFSGNMQNDAHEFLSQCLDQLKDDVEKMNKSWTSEAAAPSSSSVVCENGQEAASSTSKAEPGDEADTSRIYTCPVAVNMEFEVLHTITCKGCGEVVTKREQFNDMSIDLPRRKKTLPLRSIQDSLDLFFRMEEIEYSCEKCNGKSATVAHKFSKLPRVLILHLKRYSFNAQLSLNSKLGQQVVIPRYLTLLSHCTESTRPPISLGWSSQNSMSRTLKTSQLVNSSTTPLRRIGGKVVNSSCTSLLSDSDCEEEPNRKVTASRKRRFSSCLPEDDDRPEERGASIDSADFSGINDDEMLAAVLEMSRQEAGLSAPPPMEDEPTSSPDTGFGDTDAHDLAYHTDLLETDSKQPADVLDSLDLTMDENKENQTPESVQQQGELDWVQQYSLDQEREEQELQQALAQSLQEHEAQELREDDDLKRATELSLQEFNNSLPELLCSDDDSGNEDVLDMEYSEAETENLKRNAESGDLANSFRLISVVSHIGSSSSSGHYISDVYDMKKQSWLTYNDLDVSRTQEAAVQRDRDRSGYIFFYMHKEVFEQLSEMERSGASTPSEAGRNVLQPL, translated from the exons ATGTCAACCATAGTGCCCAAACTCTCCAGCGGTGGCGCTGTTAAGATTCGCTTTTCCAGTATGGACCTGGGTAACACCAGGTGGAAAGAAGGAACTTTTGAGATTCTGGAAAAGGACAACAAAGTCAACCTCTGTCTAAGATTCAGCTGTGGCGGAGCTCCCAAAACTTTCCAG TTGAACCAGAACTTGAAGAAAGTTAACCAGAGTTTGAGCCGAATCATGCTGACTTTGAAGGACAGCAGCGTCATCACCCTGGACAAGATACCCCAGACTTTGCTTCAGAAGACTAAAGACTACCTTGAAAAGCTCAAGCTGGGAAAGCCAA ctgttttaaaatcaaatggaAGTGCAAACTTAAGTGTGCTTGGGAACCGCTCTGGGAAAAATGAGACCAATCCATCAGGGGAGAGACAG ATTCCTAACATCTTCCAGACAACACCCAGACGGCAAAGCACAGAAGGCAGAGAGGACACAACACCACGAAAGCCTCTGGGCAGCCCGAGTAGAGCTGCCTCCACTCCCACTCGCACTGGACTATCTGAGAATAG gagcgagaagagaaagagactgCATACCCCTGAAAGTGACCTGACTGAGGACTACCCCAAGGAAAATGATTCCTCTAG CAACAACAAGGCCACATTGGATCCATCCAGAAAGTTTCTACAGAGCTGCAAAGAAAAGCTGAAGCAGGCAGAGGAGAACAGGAGCTCAG CTCCACTGGGTTCAACTCCCCTTCAGCCAACATCATTCTATGGCAGCCGATCTGGGACTAAAGACTACAGCCAGAGCCACTCTTTCCTGGACCG CCCATCCAGTACAGCACAGACCACTACAGCCAAAAGAAGCCTCATGCTGCCCAATCACTCAACTCCGTTCAAGAAGGTACGCCCATCTATGGACTACAGTGGCTGGAACAAACAGAGGCCTTCCACTTTGACCCAGCCTCAGACCCCACTGCAAGG ATTCTCCAACCTGGGCAACACTTGTTACATGAACGCCATCCTGCAGTCCCTCTTCAGCCTCCCCTCTTTCTCCAATGACATGCTGAAGCAGAGCATCCCATGGAAGAAGGTGCCCATCAACGCATTGCTCAG GCGTTTTGCTCACCTTATGGTTAAGAAGGATGTGGGCTGTCCAGAAACAAAAAAGGACCTCTTAAGGAAAGTGAAAAGTGCCATCTCCTCAACAGCTGAGCGTTTCTCTGGCAACATGCAAAAT GATGCTCATGAGTTTCTGAGCCAGTGTTTGGACCAGTTAAAGGACGATGTGGAGAAAATGAACAAGAGCTGGACAAGTGAAGCTGCAGCACCCTCATCGTCCTCTGTGGTGTGTGAGAATGGCCAGGAGGCAGCGTCATCGACATCCAAGGCAGAGCCTGGTGATGAGGCGGACACCTCCCGCATCTACACCTGCCCTGTGGCAGTCAACATGGAATTTGAAGTGCTGCACACCATCACCTGTAAAGG CTGTGGCGAAGTAGTGACCAAGAGAGAACAGTTCAATGACATGTCCATCGACCTACCACGGCGAAAGAAAACACTCCCACTTCGCTCTATACAGGATTCTCTTGATCTCTTTTTTAGG ATGGAGGAAATTGAGTACTCGTGTGAAAAGTGCAATGGGAAATCTGCTACTGTTGCGCATAAATTCAGCAAACTGCCCAG AGTGCTCATCCTACACCTGAAACGGTACAGCTTCAATGCTCAGCTGTCACTAAACAGCAAGCTGGGGCAGCAGGTGGTGATTCCCAGATACTTGACCCTGCTGTCCCACTGCACTGAATCCACACGACCCCCTATTAGTCTCGGCTGGAGTTCCCAAAACTCCAT GTCCAGAACACTCAAAACGTCACAGTTGGTCAACTCCTCCACCACTCCTCTCCG aaggaTTGGAGGGAAAGTGGTCAACTCTAGTTGCACGTCTCTGCTCTCGGACTCTGACTGTGAAGAAGAGCCTAACAGAAAGGTGACTGCGAGCCGCAAGCGACGCTTTAGCAGCTGTCTGCCTGAGGATGATGACCGACCGGAAGAG CGAGGAGCATCAATAGATTCAGCAGATTTCAGTGGCATAAATGACGATGAAATGCTGGCAGCTGTGCTGGAGATGAGTCGTCAAGAGGCCGGGCTCTCGGCTCCACCCCCCATGGAGGATGAGCCAACCAGCAGCCCAGACACAGGCTTTGGGGACACAGATGCCCATGACCTGGCCTATCATACAGATCTGCTGGAAACGGACAGCAAGCAGCCTGCAG ATGTGCTGGATTCCCTGGACTTAACCATGGATGAGAACAAGGAGAACCAGACTCCAGAGAGCGTTCAGCAGCAGGGAGAACTGGACTGGGTCCAACAATACAGTCTGGATCAGGAGAGGGAAGAACAGGAGCTACAACAGGCTCTGGCCCAGAGCCTTCAGGAGCAT GAGGCCCAAGAGTTGAGAGAGGATGATGATCTGAAGAGGGCCACTGAGCTCAGTCTGCAAG AGTTTAACAACTCTCTTCCTGAGTTACTGTGCTCAGATGATGATTCTGGCAACGAGGACGTGCTGGACATGGAGTACTCTGAAGCAGAGACTGAGAACCTGAAGAGGAACGCTGAG AGCGGAGACTTGGCCAATTCTTTCAGACTCATCAGTGTCGTCAGCCACATTGGAAGCAGCTCCTCCTCTG GCCATTACATCAGTGACGTGTATGACATGAAGAAGCAGTCATGGCTGACCTACAATGACCTGGACGTGTCACGCACACAGGAAGCAGCGGTCCAGCGAGACCGGGACCGCAGCGGATACATCTTCTTCTACATGCACAA GGAAGTGTTTGAGCAGCTGTCTGAAATGGAGAGATCTGGAGCCAGCACGCCTTCAGAGGCTGGAAGGAATGTCCTGCAGCCCCTCTGA
- the usp37 gene encoding ubiquitin carboxyl-terminal hydrolase 37 isoform X2, producing MSTIVPKLSSGGAVKIRFSSMDLGNTRWKEGTFEILEKDNKVNLCLRFSCGGAPKTFQLNQNLKKVNQSLSRIMLTLKDSSVITLDKIPQTLLQKTKDYLEKLKLGKPTVLKSNGSANLSVLGNRSGKNETNPSGERQIPNIFQTTPRRQSTEGREDTTPRKPLGSPSRAASTPTRTGLSENRSEKRKRLHTPESDLTEDYPKENDSSSNNKATLDPSRKFLQSCKEKLKQAEENRSSAPLGSTPLQPTSFYGSRSGTKDYSQSHSFLDRPSSTAQTTTAKRSLMLPNHSTPFKKVRPSMDYSGWNKQRPSTLTQPQTPLQGFSNLGNTCYMNAILQSLFSLPSFSNDMLKQSIPWKKVPINALLRRFAHLMVKKDVGCPETKKDLLRKVKSAISSTAERFSGNMQNDAHEFLSQCLDQLKDDVEKMNKSWTSEAAAPSSSSVVCENGQEAASSTSKAEPGDEADTSRIYTCPVAVNMEFEVLHTITCKGCGEVVTKREQFNDMSIDLPRRKKTLPLRSIQDSLDLFFRMEEIEYSCEKCNGKSATVAHKFSKLPRVLILHLKRYSFNAQLSLNSKLGQQVVIPRYLTLLSHCTESTRPPISLGWSSQNSMSRTLKTSQLVNSSTTPLRIGGKVVNSSCTSLLSDSDCEEEPNRKVTASRKRRFSSCLPEDDDRPEERGASIDSADFSGINDDEMLAAVLEMSRQEAGLSAPPPMEDEPTSSPDTGFGDTDAHDLAYHTDLLETDSKQPADVLDSLDLTMDENKENQTPESVQQQGELDWVQQYSLDQEREEQELQQALAQSLQEHEAQELREDDDLKRATELSLQEFNNSLPELLCSDDDSGNEDVLDMEYSEAETENLKRNAESGDLANSFRLISVVSHIGSSSSSGHYISDVYDMKKQSWLTYNDLDVSRTQEAAVQRDRDRSGYIFFYMHKEVFEQLSEMERSGASTPSEAGRNVLQPL from the exons ATGTCAACCATAGTGCCCAAACTCTCCAGCGGTGGCGCTGTTAAGATTCGCTTTTCCAGTATGGACCTGGGTAACACCAGGTGGAAAGAAGGAACTTTTGAGATTCTGGAAAAGGACAACAAAGTCAACCTCTGTCTAAGATTCAGCTGTGGCGGAGCTCCCAAAACTTTCCAG TTGAACCAGAACTTGAAGAAAGTTAACCAGAGTTTGAGCCGAATCATGCTGACTTTGAAGGACAGCAGCGTCATCACCCTGGACAAGATACCCCAGACTTTGCTTCAGAAGACTAAAGACTACCTTGAAAAGCTCAAGCTGGGAAAGCCAA ctgttttaaaatcaaatggaAGTGCAAACTTAAGTGTGCTTGGGAACCGCTCTGGGAAAAATGAGACCAATCCATCAGGGGAGAGACAG ATTCCTAACATCTTCCAGACAACACCCAGACGGCAAAGCACAGAAGGCAGAGAGGACACAACACCACGAAAGCCTCTGGGCAGCCCGAGTAGAGCTGCCTCCACTCCCACTCGCACTGGACTATCTGAGAATAG gagcgagaagagaaagagactgCATACCCCTGAAAGTGACCTGACTGAGGACTACCCCAAGGAAAATGATTCCTCTAG CAACAACAAGGCCACATTGGATCCATCCAGAAAGTTTCTACAGAGCTGCAAAGAAAAGCTGAAGCAGGCAGAGGAGAACAGGAGCTCAG CTCCACTGGGTTCAACTCCCCTTCAGCCAACATCATTCTATGGCAGCCGATCTGGGACTAAAGACTACAGCCAGAGCCACTCTTTCCTGGACCG CCCATCCAGTACAGCACAGACCACTACAGCCAAAAGAAGCCTCATGCTGCCCAATCACTCAACTCCGTTCAAGAAGGTACGCCCATCTATGGACTACAGTGGCTGGAACAAACAGAGGCCTTCCACTTTGACCCAGCCTCAGACCCCACTGCAAGG ATTCTCCAACCTGGGCAACACTTGTTACATGAACGCCATCCTGCAGTCCCTCTTCAGCCTCCCCTCTTTCTCCAATGACATGCTGAAGCAGAGCATCCCATGGAAGAAGGTGCCCATCAACGCATTGCTCAG GCGTTTTGCTCACCTTATGGTTAAGAAGGATGTGGGCTGTCCAGAAACAAAAAAGGACCTCTTAAGGAAAGTGAAAAGTGCCATCTCCTCAACAGCTGAGCGTTTCTCTGGCAACATGCAAAAT GATGCTCATGAGTTTCTGAGCCAGTGTTTGGACCAGTTAAAGGACGATGTGGAGAAAATGAACAAGAGCTGGACAAGTGAAGCTGCAGCACCCTCATCGTCCTCTGTGGTGTGTGAGAATGGCCAGGAGGCAGCGTCATCGACATCCAAGGCAGAGCCTGGTGATGAGGCGGACACCTCCCGCATCTACACCTGCCCTGTGGCAGTCAACATGGAATTTGAAGTGCTGCACACCATCACCTGTAAAGG CTGTGGCGAAGTAGTGACCAAGAGAGAACAGTTCAATGACATGTCCATCGACCTACCACGGCGAAAGAAAACACTCCCACTTCGCTCTATACAGGATTCTCTTGATCTCTTTTTTAGG ATGGAGGAAATTGAGTACTCGTGTGAAAAGTGCAATGGGAAATCTGCTACTGTTGCGCATAAATTCAGCAAACTGCCCAG AGTGCTCATCCTACACCTGAAACGGTACAGCTTCAATGCTCAGCTGTCACTAAACAGCAAGCTGGGGCAGCAGGTGGTGATTCCCAGATACTTGACCCTGCTGTCCCACTGCACTGAATCCACACGACCCCCTATTAGTCTCGGCTGGAGTTCCCAAAACTCCAT GTCCAGAACACTCAAAACGTCACAGTTGGTCAACTCCTCCACCACTCCTCTCCG gaTTGGAGGGAAAGTGGTCAACTCTAGTTGCACGTCTCTGCTCTCGGACTCTGACTGTGAAGAAGAGCCTAACAGAAAGGTGACTGCGAGCCGCAAGCGACGCTTTAGCAGCTGTCTGCCTGAGGATGATGACCGACCGGAAGAG CGAGGAGCATCAATAGATTCAGCAGATTTCAGTGGCATAAATGACGATGAAATGCTGGCAGCTGTGCTGGAGATGAGTCGTCAAGAGGCCGGGCTCTCGGCTCCACCCCCCATGGAGGATGAGCCAACCAGCAGCCCAGACACAGGCTTTGGGGACACAGATGCCCATGACCTGGCCTATCATACAGATCTGCTGGAAACGGACAGCAAGCAGCCTGCAG ATGTGCTGGATTCCCTGGACTTAACCATGGATGAGAACAAGGAGAACCAGACTCCAGAGAGCGTTCAGCAGCAGGGAGAACTGGACTGGGTCCAACAATACAGTCTGGATCAGGAGAGGGAAGAACAGGAGCTACAACAGGCTCTGGCCCAGAGCCTTCAGGAGCAT GAGGCCCAAGAGTTGAGAGAGGATGATGATCTGAAGAGGGCCACTGAGCTCAGTCTGCAAG AGTTTAACAACTCTCTTCCTGAGTTACTGTGCTCAGATGATGATTCTGGCAACGAGGACGTGCTGGACATGGAGTACTCTGAAGCAGAGACTGAGAACCTGAAGAGGAACGCTGAG AGCGGAGACTTGGCCAATTCTTTCAGACTCATCAGTGTCGTCAGCCACATTGGAAGCAGCTCCTCCTCTG GCCATTACATCAGTGACGTGTATGACATGAAGAAGCAGTCATGGCTGACCTACAATGACCTGGACGTGTCACGCACACAGGAAGCAGCGGTCCAGCGAGACCGGGACCGCAGCGGATACATCTTCTTCTACATGCACAA GGAAGTGTTTGAGCAGCTGTCTGAAATGGAGAGATCTGGAGCCAGCACGCCTTCAGAGGCTGGAAGGAATGTCCTGCAGCCCCTCTGA
- the usp37 gene encoding ubiquitin carboxyl-terminal hydrolase 37 isoform X3, with protein MSTIVPKLSSGGAVKIRFSSMDLGNTRWKEGTFEILEKDNKVNLCLRFSCGGAPKTFQLNQNLKKVNQSLSRIMLTLKDSSVITLDKIPQTLLQKTKDYLEKLKLGKPTVLKSNGSANLSVLGNRSGKNETNPSGERQTTPRRQSTEGREDTTPRKPLGSPSRAASTPTRTGLSENRSEKRKRLHTPESDLTEDYPKENDSSSNNKATLDPSRKFLQSCKEKLKQAEENRSSAPLGSTPLQPTSFYGSRSGTKDYSQSHSFLDRPSSTAQTTTAKRSLMLPNHSTPFKKVRPSMDYSGWNKQRPSTLTQPQTPLQGFSNLGNTCYMNAILQSLFSLPSFSNDMLKQSIPWKKVPINALLRRFAHLMVKKDVGCPETKKDLLRKVKSAISSTAERFSGNMQNDAHEFLSQCLDQLKDDVEKMNKSWTSEAAAPSSSSVVCENGQEAASSTSKAEPGDEADTSRIYTCPVAVNMEFEVLHTITCKGCGEVVTKREQFNDMSIDLPRRKKTLPLRSIQDSLDLFFRMEEIEYSCEKCNGKSATVAHKFSKLPRVLILHLKRYSFNAQLSLNSKLGQQVVIPRYLTLLSHCTESTRPPISLGWSSQNSMSRTLKTSQLVNSSTTPLRRIGGKVVNSSCTSLLSDSDCEEEPNRKVTASRKRRFSSCLPEDDDRPEERGASIDSADFSGINDDEMLAAVLEMSRQEAGLSAPPPMEDEPTSSPDTGFGDTDAHDLAYHTDLLETDSKQPADVLDSLDLTMDENKENQTPESVQQQGELDWVQQYSLDQEREEQELQQALAQSLQEHEAQELREDDDLKRATELSLQEFNNSLPELLCSDDDSGNEDVLDMEYSEAETENLKRNAESGDLANSFRLISVVSHIGSSSSSGHYISDVYDMKKQSWLTYNDLDVSRTQEAAVQRDRDRSGYIFFYMHKEVFEQLSEMERSGASTPSEAGRNVLQPL; from the exons ATGTCAACCATAGTGCCCAAACTCTCCAGCGGTGGCGCTGTTAAGATTCGCTTTTCCAGTATGGACCTGGGTAACACCAGGTGGAAAGAAGGAACTTTTGAGATTCTGGAAAAGGACAACAAAGTCAACCTCTGTCTAAGATTCAGCTGTGGCGGAGCTCCCAAAACTTTCCAG TTGAACCAGAACTTGAAGAAAGTTAACCAGAGTTTGAGCCGAATCATGCTGACTTTGAAGGACAGCAGCGTCATCACCCTGGACAAGATACCCCAGACTTTGCTTCAGAAGACTAAAGACTACCTTGAAAAGCTCAAGCTGGGAAAGCCAA ctgttttaaaatcaaatggaAGTGCAAACTTAAGTGTGCTTGGGAACCGCTCTGGGAAAAATGAGACCAATCCATCAGGGGAGAGACAG ACAACACCCAGACGGCAAAGCACAGAAGGCAGAGAGGACACAACACCACGAAAGCCTCTGGGCAGCCCGAGTAGAGCTGCCTCCACTCCCACTCGCACTGGACTATCTGAGAATAG gagcgagaagagaaagagactgCATACCCCTGAAAGTGACCTGACTGAGGACTACCCCAAGGAAAATGATTCCTCTAG CAACAACAAGGCCACATTGGATCCATCCAGAAAGTTTCTACAGAGCTGCAAAGAAAAGCTGAAGCAGGCAGAGGAGAACAGGAGCTCAG CTCCACTGGGTTCAACTCCCCTTCAGCCAACATCATTCTATGGCAGCCGATCTGGGACTAAAGACTACAGCCAGAGCCACTCTTTCCTGGACCG CCCATCCAGTACAGCACAGACCACTACAGCCAAAAGAAGCCTCATGCTGCCCAATCACTCAACTCCGTTCAAGAAGGTACGCCCATCTATGGACTACAGTGGCTGGAACAAACAGAGGCCTTCCACTTTGACCCAGCCTCAGACCCCACTGCAAGG ATTCTCCAACCTGGGCAACACTTGTTACATGAACGCCATCCTGCAGTCCCTCTTCAGCCTCCCCTCTTTCTCCAATGACATGCTGAAGCAGAGCATCCCATGGAAGAAGGTGCCCATCAACGCATTGCTCAG GCGTTTTGCTCACCTTATGGTTAAGAAGGATGTGGGCTGTCCAGAAACAAAAAAGGACCTCTTAAGGAAAGTGAAAAGTGCCATCTCCTCAACAGCTGAGCGTTTCTCTGGCAACATGCAAAAT GATGCTCATGAGTTTCTGAGCCAGTGTTTGGACCAGTTAAAGGACGATGTGGAGAAAATGAACAAGAGCTGGACAAGTGAAGCTGCAGCACCCTCATCGTCCTCTGTGGTGTGTGAGAATGGCCAGGAGGCAGCGTCATCGACATCCAAGGCAGAGCCTGGTGATGAGGCGGACACCTCCCGCATCTACACCTGCCCTGTGGCAGTCAACATGGAATTTGAAGTGCTGCACACCATCACCTGTAAAGG CTGTGGCGAAGTAGTGACCAAGAGAGAACAGTTCAATGACATGTCCATCGACCTACCACGGCGAAAGAAAACACTCCCACTTCGCTCTATACAGGATTCTCTTGATCTCTTTTTTAGG ATGGAGGAAATTGAGTACTCGTGTGAAAAGTGCAATGGGAAATCTGCTACTGTTGCGCATAAATTCAGCAAACTGCCCAG AGTGCTCATCCTACACCTGAAACGGTACAGCTTCAATGCTCAGCTGTCACTAAACAGCAAGCTGGGGCAGCAGGTGGTGATTCCCAGATACTTGACCCTGCTGTCCCACTGCACTGAATCCACACGACCCCCTATTAGTCTCGGCTGGAGTTCCCAAAACTCCAT GTCCAGAACACTCAAAACGTCACAGTTGGTCAACTCCTCCACCACTCCTCTCCG aaggaTTGGAGGGAAAGTGGTCAACTCTAGTTGCACGTCTCTGCTCTCGGACTCTGACTGTGAAGAAGAGCCTAACAGAAAGGTGACTGCGAGCCGCAAGCGACGCTTTAGCAGCTGTCTGCCTGAGGATGATGACCGACCGGAAGAG CGAGGAGCATCAATAGATTCAGCAGATTTCAGTGGCATAAATGACGATGAAATGCTGGCAGCTGTGCTGGAGATGAGTCGTCAAGAGGCCGGGCTCTCGGCTCCACCCCCCATGGAGGATGAGCCAACCAGCAGCCCAGACACAGGCTTTGGGGACACAGATGCCCATGACCTGGCCTATCATACAGATCTGCTGGAAACGGACAGCAAGCAGCCTGCAG ATGTGCTGGATTCCCTGGACTTAACCATGGATGAGAACAAGGAGAACCAGACTCCAGAGAGCGTTCAGCAGCAGGGAGAACTGGACTGGGTCCAACAATACAGTCTGGATCAGGAGAGGGAAGAACAGGAGCTACAACAGGCTCTGGCCCAGAGCCTTCAGGAGCAT GAGGCCCAAGAGTTGAGAGAGGATGATGATCTGAAGAGGGCCACTGAGCTCAGTCTGCAAG AGTTTAACAACTCTCTTCCTGAGTTACTGTGCTCAGATGATGATTCTGGCAACGAGGACGTGCTGGACATGGAGTACTCTGAAGCAGAGACTGAGAACCTGAAGAGGAACGCTGAG AGCGGAGACTTGGCCAATTCTTTCAGACTCATCAGTGTCGTCAGCCACATTGGAAGCAGCTCCTCCTCTG GCCATTACATCAGTGACGTGTATGACATGAAGAAGCAGTCATGGCTGACCTACAATGACCTGGACGTGTCACGCACACAGGAAGCAGCGGTCCAGCGAGACCGGGACCGCAGCGGATACATCTTCTTCTACATGCACAA GGAAGTGTTTGAGCAGCTGTCTGAAATGGAGAGATCTGGAGCCAGCACGCCTTCAGAGGCTGGAAGGAATGTCCTGCAGCCCCTCTGA
- the cnot9 gene encoding CCR4-NOT transcription complex subunit 9 isoform X1, translating to MLATGAGSPTKLQIKAVTNVTALAQVDREKIYQWINELSSPETRENALLELSKKRESVPDLAPMLWHSCGTIAALLQEIVNIYPSINPPTLTAHQSNRVCNALALLQCVASHPETRSAFLAAHIPLFLYPFLHTVSKTRPFEYLRLTSLGVIGALVKTDEQEVINFLLTTEIIPLCLRIMESGSELSKTVATFILQKILLDDTGLAYICQTYERFSHVAMILGKMVLQLSKEPSARLLKHVVRCYLRLSDNLRAREALRQCLPDQLKDSTFAQVLKDDTTTKRWLAQLVKNLQEGQVTDARGIPLAPQ from the exons ATGCTGGCGACGGGAGCA GGATCTCCAACGAAGCTTCAAATAAAG GCTGTAACTAACGTCACAGCCCTGGCCCAGGTAGACAGGGAGAAGATCTACCAATGGATCAATGAGTTGTCCAGTCCAGAGACCAGAGAAAATGCCTTGCTGGAGCTTAGCAAGAAACGCGAGTCTGTGCCAGACCTGGCACCAATGCTCTGGCACTCCTGTGGCACAATTGCTGCCCTGTTACAG GAAATAGTGaacatctatccatctataaATCCACCTACGCTTACAGCTCACCAATCTAACAGAGTGTGCAATGCCCTGGCTCTTCTGCAGTGTGTTGCCTCACACCCGGAGACACG GTCAGCTTTTCTTGCTGCTCACATCCCTCTTTTCCTTTACCCTTTCCTGCACACTGTGAGCAAAACACGTCCGTTTGAGTACCTGCGACTTACCAGCCTCGGCGTCATAG GTGCCTTGGTCAAAACAGATGAACAAGAAGTGATCAACTTCCTCCTCACCACTGAAATCATCCCGCTGTGTCTCCGCATCATGGAATCAGGGAGTGAGCTCTCCAAGACG GTTGCTACTTTCATACTGCAGAAGATCTTGCTAGATGACACAGGGCTGGCCTATATATGTCAGACGTATGAACGGTTCTCACACGTGGCCATGATACTT GGCAAAATGGTGCTCCAGCTCTCTAAAGAACCATCAGCTCGCCTGTTGAAGCATGTGGTTCGCTGCTACCTTCGCCTCTCGGACAATCTCAG AGCCAGAGAGGCCCTGCGTCAGTGTCTGCCAGACCAGCTAAAAGACAGCACCTTTGCCCAGGTGCTGAAGGACGACACCACCACAAAGCGCTGGCTGGCCCAGTTGGTCAAGAACCTGCAGGAGGGCCAGGTCACCGACGCTAGAGGCATCCCGCTGGCTCCACAGTGA
- the cnot9 gene encoding CCR4-NOT transcription complex subunit 9 isoform X2: protein MLATGAAVTNVTALAQVDREKIYQWINELSSPETRENALLELSKKRESVPDLAPMLWHSCGTIAALLQEIVNIYPSINPPTLTAHQSNRVCNALALLQCVASHPETRSAFLAAHIPLFLYPFLHTVSKTRPFEYLRLTSLGVIGALVKTDEQEVINFLLTTEIIPLCLRIMESGSELSKTVATFILQKILLDDTGLAYICQTYERFSHVAMILGKMVLQLSKEPSARLLKHVVRCYLRLSDNLRAREALRQCLPDQLKDSTFAQVLKDDTTTKRWLAQLVKNLQEGQVTDARGIPLAPQ, encoded by the exons ATGCTGGCGACGGGAGCA GCTGTAACTAACGTCACAGCCCTGGCCCAGGTAGACAGGGAGAAGATCTACCAATGGATCAATGAGTTGTCCAGTCCAGAGACCAGAGAAAATGCCTTGCTGGAGCTTAGCAAGAAACGCGAGTCTGTGCCAGACCTGGCACCAATGCTCTGGCACTCCTGTGGCACAATTGCTGCCCTGTTACAG GAAATAGTGaacatctatccatctataaATCCACCTACGCTTACAGCTCACCAATCTAACAGAGTGTGCAATGCCCTGGCTCTTCTGCAGTGTGTTGCCTCACACCCGGAGACACG GTCAGCTTTTCTTGCTGCTCACATCCCTCTTTTCCTTTACCCTTTCCTGCACACTGTGAGCAAAACACGTCCGTTTGAGTACCTGCGACTTACCAGCCTCGGCGTCATAG GTGCCTTGGTCAAAACAGATGAACAAGAAGTGATCAACTTCCTCCTCACCACTGAAATCATCCCGCTGTGTCTCCGCATCATGGAATCAGGGAGTGAGCTCTCCAAGACG GTTGCTACTTTCATACTGCAGAAGATCTTGCTAGATGACACAGGGCTGGCCTATATATGTCAGACGTATGAACGGTTCTCACACGTGGCCATGATACTT GGCAAAATGGTGCTCCAGCTCTCTAAAGAACCATCAGCTCGCCTGTTGAAGCATGTGGTTCGCTGCTACCTTCGCCTCTCGGACAATCTCAG AGCCAGAGAGGCCCTGCGTCAGTGTCTGCCAGACCAGCTAAAAGACAGCACCTTTGCCCAGGTGCTGAAGGACGACACCACCACAAAGCGCTGGCTGGCCCAGTTGGTCAAGAACCTGCAGGAGGGCCAGGTCACCGACGCTAGAGGCATCCCGCTGGCTCCACAGTGA